The sequence GACTGAAAAATGTACACCCTGACCGTGTGGTTCTTAATTAAAGCTTCTTGCTTATCGCCTGCTACTTGTAAAATGCATACTGACGCAGATTACACACATCAACAATGGACACTGACAGTCAAGGGTAACTGTCTCTATAGACAGACTTAAGTGAGAGAGCATAATGGacggatggatgaatggatgcatgatggatggagagatggaagaaTGAATAGGGATGAACTGAGCGCTCACCTTGACAGCTGACAGGGAAGGTGCTAGTAAAGAAGAAGGGCTGGAAGGCAGGCATGGACCCAGCAGCCTGGGGCCCGTTGAGCTGCTGGGGGATGGACGGTTGCCGGCTGATGGGGGGCTGCCCAGAGCTGGCACCAGGGGAGGGCACTGTGGGGCACACGGCGCCGTTCTGCGccaggaggtgggggtggtgcgGCTCGGGAGAGATCTCGATGGGCAGGCCCCCGTTCATGGTGGGGGTTGATACCATGCCGTTCTGCTCCGAAACCGGGATGAACGCTCCCTCTCTGGGGCCCGGCAGCGACTGCCGATGTTGCTGTGGGGGTGAGGCACGGCTTGGAGCGCTCGGATGCGTCTGTGATGGCGGTGGTGGTTGCGGGTGCTGGGGGGAGAGCTCCTGGGTAGGGGAAAGGGTGGCCGGCTCACTGTCAGGGTCCTCCGTGTGATCGCTAGAGCCGTTCTGGGTGCCATTTTGTGCCAACATCAGGTCATCTGTATCTGTCTTGCTGAACATGAAGGGTGGGTTGGACAGGTAGCTGGGAATGATTGGCAGCTCTGGCTCTTTCAATTCAGgcacatcctcctcttccactaaagcacacaaacaaaaggttCCTGGCGTTATTTTTCCATCATCCAGTCCCAGAAGCATTAAAAAATAACTTGAATTAATAATTTTAGTTTCAAAAGTAATGAAAGCATACCTCCTAATAGTCTTCTGATCTCAGGTTTGGAAGTCAGCTGTACTGCTAACTCTTCCTTTGCGGTCACAATATTCTGATCAGCTCCTGAGTTCAGAAGATATGCCACAACGTGTTTGTGGTTTCGCTTGCATGCCCAATGCAAACATGTCCTTAAAAGGGGAGAGGATAGCAGAACAGTTCTCAGTTGAGGGGAGTGAAGGACACTGAAGTGACAAATACTTTCGCTCCATTTTCTATGCAGTCATTGTTTGATTTCAATATATAACCCATTTTACTTTTAGTTACTGACTACCAGGGTACTCCAAACGAGATAGGGATATTACTGACAGAATATTCATTTGCTCACTCAAACTATTATTAAAGTGTTTACAGGGGTTTATTTATGAAAAATAGCACCTCTGGCAGGCACTTAAATTGCACCCCTGTCCAAACATTTCACACCCACGGTTTAAATCAATTTACCATAATGTCAGCTCAAAATTACAGGACCCAAATATTGGCATCAAGTGCTAATGAGCGCTGGCAAGCACCGGAGCTCATGCTCTGTACGGAAGAGCATGATTGGCTGGGGCGTTGCTAGGAGTTGAATACATTCGGGGCTTAGCCTAGAcctaggggggtctgggggcatccTCCCATGGTAAATGTTTAATCATTCTGCCAGCTAAATGCACTATTTTCTtgcagtttgagacagaaacagtaagccagcccatggcatgcagggccctgtcgtctgtctgactcacatgaacattaccccatccattattCCACATTACttgtctacatgaaaacacTTGTATGCTAGGTCATactgacaggagacagacaTCGCCATGGGTCTCTCATAGAAAACATTGACAAGGTTTTTAATAAACAGAAATTACATTACAATTTCATGTTAACATCATACTGTTAtgaatatcagaaaacaatGTCTGCCTCTGTTTGGTAAACTGAGGTTTAGATAAGCCACATAAAGACTGCTGTCTGGGAGATATTAAAATGGTGTCTAAATGGTTCTCATCATCGAATTCCCTTTTACCTTGCTTTTGCCCGAATGATCAGCAACAGATCAGTATGAGATAACTCTTCCTCCGCCTCCACTAGCCTCGCCTGTGCCTTGTTGCCttcatcctttttctttttgaaaaaagCTTGTTCTAGCGCAAGCAAGTCTTGTCTTAgtgaattagctagctagctaccaccaGATGCCAACAATGACAAGCCCTGTAACTGGTGCACACGCCCTTTCATGTTCACACAAAAAGTGTGCATGTCAAGTAGTGTGAATTAGATCTATTGCTTGAATAACACACAGATGACCCAAAACATATTTGAGCTTCTGATCAACATTAtcatattattttctttaatgcATGATCGGAATGACAGATGAATAGATCCGGGGTTCGTTTTTTCAtaattcatatttcattaaaaaaatctttttttagaTCCAAGGCTATTCATCATATAGATAGCCCCTGACACCCATGCAGCATGAAGGTTTTCATGACAaacatttgttca is a genomic window of Clupea harengus chromosome 1, Ch_v2.0.2, whole genome shotgun sequence containing:
- the ankrd40 gene encoding ankyrin repeat domain-containing protein 40 — its product is MSTTSLDKELQERLREASAIGDIDEVRKLVESGINVNSQNEINGWTCLHWACKRNHKHVVAYLLNSGADQNIVTAKEELAVQLTSKPEIRRLLGVEEEDVPELKEPELPIIPSYLSNPPFMFSKTDTDDLMLAQNGTQNGSSDHTEDPDSEPATLSPTQELSPQHPQPPPPSQTHPSAPSRASPPQQHRQSLPGPREGAFIPVSEQNGMVSTPTMNGGLPIEISPEPHHPHLLAQNGAVCPTVPSPGASSGQPPISRQPSIPQQLNGPQAAGSMPAFQPFFFTSTFPVSCQELVLKVRIQNPNTRENDFIEVEVDRQELTYRSLLRVCCRELDISAEHVEKIRKLPNTMLRKDKDVARLQDFQELEVVLEKSEGLSLFSGGAGSLADRPCYNMKASRLTY